One window from the genome of Amaranthus tricolor cultivar Red isolate AtriRed21 chromosome 9, ASM2621246v1, whole genome shotgun sequence encodes:
- the LOC130823801 gene encoding uncharacterized protein LOC130823801, producing the protein MAENLDTQSSISSSAPPKPSEDDLKRSQIPNVPYFPAFQHGGVNMLPIMYPALLPGHASAQNPENPNRGPGIYAVPMLPFMGTVTGIPTNSLIPLTYSTPMRSTSSEAAAASGEQSQVGPQQPQQQQAQQNGPQRFAVRGIQIEFQFDPLLLIKLAALIFIFNQDGSRHRLAVLVFFAFIIYLYQTGSLTPLVRWISQAMHRAAAPPRPPRPAARVEPIVRQADDNGDAAPADAQPGAESESLPADGAERLLENEAAPEAGAEGVNHWWGIVKEIQMIVFGFITSLLPGFHNIDHA; encoded by the exons ATACCAAATGTTCCTTATTTTCCAGCTTTTCAACATGGAGGTGTCAATATGTTACCGATCATGTACCCTGCACTGCTTCCAGGCCATGCTTCTGCGCAAAACCCAGAGAATCCTAACCGTGGACCTGGAATATATGCTGTCCCCATGCTTCCATTTATGGGAACTGTCACTGGGATTCCCACCAATTCTCTCATTCCTCTTACGTATAGTACACCAAT GAGATCAACATCTTCTGAGGCTGCAGCAGCCAGCGGGGAACAAAGCCAGGTGGGCCCACAACAGCCACAGCAGCAGCAAGCACAGCAAAATGGACCTCAAAGATTTGCTGTACGAGGAATTCAGATTGAATTTCAGTTTGACCCGCTGCTCTTAATAAAGTTGGCGGCTTTGATCTTCATATTTAATCAAGATGGTTCGAGGCACAGGCTTGCCGTGCTTGTGTTTTTTGCATTTATCATCTATCT ATACCAGACTGGATCTCTAACTCCGCTTGTGCGTTGGATTTCACAAGCAATGCACAGGGCAGCTGCTCCTCCTCGGCCACCAAGGCCTGCTGCCAGGGTTGAACCAATTGTTAGACAAGCAGATGATAATGGTGACGCAGCACCCGCTG ATGCACAACCTGGAGCAGAGAGTGAGAGTCTACCAGCTGATGGTGCAGAACGTCTACTTGAAAACGAGGCTGCTCCAGAGGCAGGAGCTGAAGGCGTTAACCATTGGTGGGGTATAGTTAAAGAGATTCAGATGATAGTATTTGGCTTCATTACCTCTCTTCTCCCCGGATTTCACAACATTGATCATGCTTAA
- the LOC130823802 gene encoding uncharacterized protein LOC130823802, whose amino-acid sequence MPPAASTPEFPDLLPYTSPSVASRFPNLRGVQWRINLGVLPSSLSSTIDDLRRVTADHRRRYASLRRRLLVDPQLTKFSDDSPNLAVDNPLSQNPDSTWGRFFRNAELEKMVDTDLTRLYPEHGSYFQTPGCQGLLRRILLLWCLRHPECGYRQGMHELLAPLLYVLHADIQHFNDVRKQHEEHFVDKFDEVLLHESQDFNFKISAYSLDDDIGPQVRSRKPTRLSDLDAGVQAIVLLSDPYGAEGELGIVLSEKFMEHDAYCMFDSLMSGAGGAVAMAEFFSNAPASATQSGLSPVIEASLALYHLLSIVDSSLYNHLVELGVEPQYFSLRWLRVLFGREFSLESLLVIWDEIFSFDNSHCVTAPANDPGVFNSPRGAFVSAMAVSMMLSVRSSLLATEYSTSCLQRLLKFPEKVDLEKLIGKAKSLVPLAIASNVPSYPAPLIGQGYQSKQSFAKGHSHSLSFDSSAPGTPVNLVPERYWEEKWRVAQEEEETKKENAAKLASPQKRGWTEKIKSRLSRTESDPSPSKRETRQRERRPSVRRSLLEDLSRQLNIGDDSEETGHDKLSCIADPLCSESGVVVDDADPSYIESDAVVEDAGNESVACIDKRSSGISTASEEHSPAFSEPLSSAENDSERSSIASNLSHDTIDGGTLESLSLQSTAKDSHPTAEEPPLPESDAPVGNALVLLGPDNSSKEVSVTVLKERKSLSGKFQWFWKFGRQSSGEGISDKRPEVEDVKYSDTEILQGNRPGCSVGETSYNHVNVKSNSCDQNLLCTLRNLGQSMLENIQVIESAFQQEKGLPGLDQRSKHALVEKGQVTAVTALKELRKISNILREM is encoded by the exons ATGCCTCCGGCGGCAAGTACGCCGGAATTTCCTGATTTATTGCCCTACACCTCTCCATCAGTGGCGTCTCGTTTTCCTAAtcttagaggtgttcaatggcGGATTAATCTTGGTGTTCTTCCTTCTTCTCTCTCCTCCACTATTGATGATCTTCGTCGGGTCACCGCTGATCATCGCCGCCG ATATGCTTCTTTAAGGAGGCGTCTCCTTGTTGATCCGCAACTCACCAAATTCAGTGATGATTCTCCAAATCTAGCTGTGGATAACCCACTGTCCCAGAATCCTG ATAGCACATGGGGCCGCTTCTTTCGCAATGCTGAGTTGGAAAAAATGGTTGACACAGATTTGACTCGCTTATATCCTGAGCATGGAAGTTATTTCCAGACACCAGGATGCCAAGGTTTATTGAGACGAATCTTATTGCTGTGGTGCCTGCGGCATCCAGAATGTGGTTACAGACAAG GGATGCATGAACTTTTAGCTCCTTTATTATATGTACTTCATGCGGATATTCAGCACTTCAATGATGTACGCAAACAACATGAAGAGCACTTCGTTGACAAATTTGACGAGGTTTTGTTGCATGAAAGTCAAGATTTCAATTTCAAGATATCTGCATATTCTTTAGACGATGACATAGGCCCTCAAGTGAGATCCAGGAAACCTACACGTCTTTCTGATCTTGATGCCGGTGTCCAGGCTATTGTTTTGTTAAGTGATCCTTATGGGGCAGAGGGTGAACTTGGCATTGTATTGTCCGAGAAATTTATGGAGCATGATGCATATTGCATGTTTGATTCTTTAATGAGTGGAGCAGGTGGTGCTGTGGCGATGGCAGAATTTTTCTCCAATGCACCTGCTAGTGCCACTCAAAGTGGCTTATCCCCTGTAATTGAAGCTTCATTGGCGCTTTACCACTTGCTTTCCATTGTTGATTCCTCATTGTATAATCACCTTGTTGAACTCGGGGTTGAACCTCAATACTTTTCACTTCGTTGGTTACGTGTTCTTTTTGGACGGGAGTTTTCTCTTGAGAGCTTATTGGTTATCTGGGATGagatattttcttttgataACAGTCATTGTGTTACAGCTCCTGCAAATGATCCTGGGGTCTTCAACTCTCCAAGGGGAGCATTTGTCTCTGCCATGGCTGTTTCCATGATGCTCAGTGTGAGATCTTCTTTACTTGCCACCGAATATTCCACTTCTTGTCTTCAGAGATTGCTCAAATTCCCTGAAAAAGTAGACTTGGAAAAGTTGATTGGAAAGGCAAAATCTTTGGTGCCCCTTGCTATAGCTTCTAATGTTCCTTCTTATCCTGCTCCATTAATTGGGCAAGGCTACCAGAGCAAGCAAAGCTTTGCGAAAGGTCATTCTCATAGCCTATCATTTGATTCAAGTGCTCCTGGAACACCAGTGAATCTAGTACCTGAGAGATATTGGGAAGAGAAATGGAGAGTTGCtcaggaagaagaagaaactaaaaaggaaaatgCTGCCAAATTAGCATCACCTCAGAAGAGGGGTTGGACAGAGAAAATCAAATCGAGACTTTCCAGAACGGAATCTGACCCTTCCCCATCGAAAAGAGAAACACGACAGAGGGAAAGAAGACCATCTGTGAGAAGAAGCCTGCTGGAAGACTTGTCACGGCAGCTGAATATTGGGGATGATTCTGAAGAAACAGGGCATGATAAATTGTCTTGTATAGCTGATCCTCTTTGTAGTGAGTCTGGTGTTGTAGTTGATGATGCAGATCCCTCTTATATTGAGTCTGATGCGGTAGTTGAAGATGCTGGGAACGAAAGTGTTGCTTGCATTGATAAGAGAAGTTCAGGCATAAGTACTGCCAGTGAAGAGCATTCTCCTGCTTTTTCAGAGCCACTGAGTTCTGCTGAGAATGACTCTGAGAGAAGCAGTATTGCTTCTAACCTTTCTCACGATACAATTGATGGTGGAACCCTTGAATCTTTGTCGTTGCAGTCAACAGCTAAAGATTCACATCCTACTGCGGAAGAGCCACCCTTACCGGAATCTGATGCTCCAGTTGGAAATGCACTTGTATTGTTGGGTCCTGATAATAGTTCAAAAGAAGTATCAGTAACAGTTTTAAAAGAACGGAAAAGTTTATCTGGTAAGTTCCAGTGGTTCTGGAAGTTTGGGCGCCAATCTTCTGGTGAGGGGATTTCTGATAAAAGGCCTGAGGTTGAGGACGTAAAATATTCTGATACTGAAATTCTGCAAGGAAATAGACCAGGATGTTCTGTTGGTGAGACGAGCTACAACCATGTGAATGTTAAATCCAACAGTTGTGACCAGAACTTGTTATGTACGTTGAGGAATCTTGGGCAATCTATGCTGGAAAATATTCAG GTAATTGAGTCCGCATTTCAGCAAGAAAAAGGTCTGCCTGGTTTAGATCAGCGTTCTAAACACGCCCTTGTTGAAAAAGGTCAAGTAACTGCTGTTACTGCTCTTAAGGAGCTTCGGAAAATCAGCAACATTCTACGAGAGATGTGA
- the LOC130823800 gene encoding 60S ribosomal protein L5-like, with the protein MAFVKAQKTRAYFKRYQVKFKRRRDGKTDYRARNRLINQDKNKYNTPKYRFVVRFTNKDVIAQIISASIAGDLVLCSAYAHELPRYGLEVGLTNYAAAYCTGLLLARRVLQKLEMDQEYEGNVEASGEDYSVEPGETRRPFRALLDVGLIRTTTGNRVFGALKGALDGGLDIPHSEKRFAGFAKDDKQLDADVHRKYIFGGHVAGYMRTLMEDEPEKYQTHFSEYIKRGIDPDNMEALYKKVHAAIRADPSIKKSEKQPPKTHKRYNKKKLTYEERKNELILRLNNLNNAAGADDDDEDEDDE; encoded by the exons ATG GCCTTTGTTAAGGCACAAAAAACAAGGGCTTATTTCAAACGTTACCAAGTAAAGTTCAAGAGAAGAAGAG ACGGAAAGACTGATTATCGTGCCAGAAATCGACTGATTAATCAGGATAAGAACAAGTACAACACTCCCAAGTACCGCTTTGTTGTGCGATTT ACTAACAAGGATGTAATTGCACAAATCATTTCTGCTAGCATTGCTGGTGACCTTGTGCTTTGCTCAGCATATGCACATGAGTTACCTCGCTATGGTCTTGAAGTGGGGCTCACTAACTATGCTGCTG CATATTGTACTGGTCTTCTCCTTGCAAGAAGGGTTTTGCAGAAACTTGAGATGGACCAAGAATATGAAGGCAACGTTGAG GCCTCAGGAGAAGATTACTCTGTTGAACCAGGTGAAACCAGAAGGCCTTTCCGTGCTCTTCTTGATGTTGGTCTTATTAGGACAACTACCGGAAATCGTGTTTTTGGTGCTCTTAAG GGAGCACTGGATGGTGGCTTGGATATTCCTCACAGTGAAAAGAGATTTGCTGGATTCGCAAAGGATGACAAGCAACTTGATGCTGACGTCCACCGTAAGTACATCTTTGGTGGGCACGTTGCTGGCTACATGAGG ACTCTCATGGAGGACGAGCCCGAGAAATACCAGACACATTTCAGTGAATATATCAAAAGAGGTATTGACCCTGATAACATGGAGGCACTATACAAGAAGGTTCATGCTGCCATTCGTGCTGATCCAAGTATCAAGAAATCTGAGAAACAGCCACCCAAGACACACAAGAG GTACAACAAGAAGAAGCTTACATACGAGGAGAGGAAGAACGAGTTGATTTTACGGTTGAATAACCTAAACAATGCTGCAGGCgcggatgatgatgatgaggatgaagatgatgaatga